The following proteins are encoded in a genomic region of Hymenobacter siberiensis:
- the odhB gene encoding 2-oxoglutarate dehydrogenase complex dihydrolipoyllysine-residue succinyltransferase translates to MALEIKIPAVGESITEVTIAKWLKKDGEAVKRDEVIAELESDKATFELPAEADGILKIRVAEGETIGIGTVIADLDGAVTGAAPAPAATAPAPAAASAPAADPINKGEENPAASDQAGYGGAAAAAPAAPAAGGGSVEMKIPNVGESIAEVTVAKWLKEDGAQVSRDEVIAELESDKATFELPAEAAGILRHAVKEGETISIGAVIARIEGGSGAAPAAPAAPAPAAAAAAAPVAALASAPVAGGAATYATGVPSPAAGKILDEKGIAATDVAGTGRDGRITKEDAQNAQAKPAAAPALQAAPATAQVPATSSQAAGGSREVRRERMSNLRKTVARRLVTVKNETAMLTTFNEVNMQPIMDLRNKFKDQFKAKNGVGLGFMSFFTKAVCVALKEWPSVNAQIDGTDIVFNDFCDISIAVSAPKGLVVPVIRNAEQLSFEGIEKEVVRLAGLARDNKLTIEQMTGGTFTLTNGGVFGSMLSTPIINAPQSAILGMHNIIQRPIAENGQVVIRPMMYLALSYDHRIIDGRESVSFLVRVKELLEDPSRLLLGV, encoded by the coding sequence ATGGCCCTCGAAATCAAAATTCCCGCCGTTGGCGAATCCATCACCGAAGTCACCATTGCCAAGTGGCTCAAGAAAGACGGCGAGGCCGTGAAGCGCGACGAGGTGATTGCCGAACTCGAATCGGACAAGGCCACGTTTGAGCTGCCCGCCGAGGCGGATGGCATCCTGAAAATCCGCGTGGCCGAGGGTGAAACCATCGGTATCGGCACCGTGATTGCGGACCTGGATGGTGCCGTAACTGGTGCCGCGCCGGCTCCGGCCGCCACTGCGCCCGCCCCGGCCGCTGCCAGCGCCCCGGCTGCCGACCCCATCAACAAAGGCGAAGAAAACCCCGCCGCCAGCGACCAGGCCGGCTACGGCGGCGCGGCCGCTGCGGCTCCGGCAGCTCCCGCTGCTGGTGGGGGCTCGGTAGAGATGAAAATCCCTAACGTGGGCGAATCCATCGCGGAAGTAACGGTGGCTAAGTGGCTGAAAGAGGACGGTGCCCAGGTGAGCCGCGACGAAGTGATTGCCGAGCTCGAATCGGACAAGGCCACGTTTGAGCTGCCCGCCGAGGCAGCCGGCATCCTGCGCCACGCCGTGAAGGAAGGCGAAACCATCAGCATTGGGGCCGTGATTGCGCGCATCGAGGGTGGTAGCGGTGCGGCTCCGGCGGCTCCGGCGGCTCCGGCTCCGGCTGCTGCTGCTGCGGCGGCTCCCGTGGCGGCGCTGGCCTCGGCCCCGGTCGCGGGCGGCGCGGCTACTTATGCTACCGGCGTGCCCTCGCCGGCCGCCGGGAAGATTCTCGATGAGAAAGGCATTGCCGCCACCGACGTAGCCGGGACCGGCCGCGATGGCCGCATCACGAAAGAAGATGCCCAGAATGCCCAGGCCAAGCCTGCTGCTGCGCCCGCCCTCCAAGCCGCTCCGGCAACAGCCCAGGTACCAGCCACCAGCAGCCAGGCAGCCGGTGGCAGCCGCGAAGTGCGCCGCGAGCGCATGAGCAATCTGCGCAAAACAGTGGCCCGCCGCCTGGTAACGGTGAAAAACGAAACGGCCATGCTCACCACCTTCAACGAGGTGAACATGCAGCCCATCATGGACCTGCGCAACAAGTTCAAAGACCAGTTCAAGGCCAAGAATGGTGTGGGCCTGGGCTTCATGTCCTTCTTCACGAAGGCCGTGTGCGTAGCCCTGAAGGAGTGGCCTTCGGTGAATGCCCAGATTGACGGCACGGACATCGTATTCAACGATTTCTGCGACATCAGCATCGCCGTATCGGCCCCGAAAGGCCTGGTGGTGCCCGTGATTCGCAACGCCGAGCAGCTGAGCTTCGAGGGCATTGAGAAGGAAGTGGTGCGCCTGGCCGGCCTGGCCCGCGACAACAAGCTCACCATTGAGCAGATGACCGGCGGCACGTTTACGCTCACCAACGGCGGCGTATTCGGCTCCATGCTCAGTACGCCCATCATCAATGCGCCGCAGTCGGCCATTCTGGGCATGCACAACATCATCCAGCGCCCCATCGCCGAAAACGGCCAGGTTGTGATTCGCCCCATGATGTACTTGGCCCTGAGCTATGACCACCGTATTATCGACGGCCGCGAGTCGGTGTCGTTCCTGGTACGGGTGAAGGAGCTGCTCGAAGACCCCTCGCGTCTGCTGCTGGGCGTGTAG
- a CDS encoding 2-oxoglutarate dehydrogenase E1 component, with translation MDSYSYLANADAVAIETLYQAYQQNPESVDFGWRKFFEGFDFSQQFPEGAPLVPGAAVNGSALTTTASPAPGPRPQPDDYGVLNTLASTNNAPGLASGAPASDKETAVRNLIHAFRSRGHLRAKTNPVRERKDRKPRLDLADFGLSEADLDTAFRNGEVLGLGGQAKLRDIVAALEKIYTGPIGFEYMSIRDPQVLDWFREKVERDSLAFNPGAEYKKRILKKLNEAVVFENFLHTKFLGQKRFSLEGGETTIPALDAIIGKGAELGVKEVMIGMAHRGRLNVLANIMGKTYEQIFSEFEGTAVPDLTMGDGDVKYHMGYSSEVETSTGLKVNLKLAPNPSHLEAVNPVVEGFVRAKIEHQYGGDYHQILPILIHGDAALAGQGIGYELTQMSQLEGYKTGGTIHFVINNQVGFTTDFEDARSSIYSTDLAKIIDAPVLHVNGDDPEAVVFAVQLATEYRQQFHADIFIDMVCYRRHGHNESDEPKFTQPTLYNLISKHQNPREVYNTMLVQRGDVDAELAAQMDKEFRETLQARLDLVKQAPLPYKYQALENEWRSLRRSTPEDFEQSPETGISAESVEKVAKALTTIPDGFKPIKQIDNLLKERRKMFYETRVLNWAAGELLAYGSLLTEKHIVRVSGQDVQRGTFSHRHAVLHDAETSAPYNSLNNIEGENQKLSIYNSLLSEYAVLGFEFGYGMANPTALVVWEAQFGDFANGAQTMIDQFVVSSESKWQRMNGLVMLLPHGYEGQGPEHSNARPERFLQLAAENNIVVANITTPANFFHALRRQLTWSFRKPLVVMSPKSMLRHPLCVSPLEEFTGGHFREVLGDDFAEAKKVKRVLLCSGKVYYDLLDEQRTSDRKDVAIVRLEQLHPFPKKQLDAELAKYGKAKIYWVQEEPENMGYWNFMLRYMRRELEDVISRKPSASPATGYNKIHVKEQKELVARAFDKPKEAVADGNIKATAEAAKKLD, from the coding sequence ATGGACTCTTATTCTTATCTAGCCAACGCCGACGCGGTGGCCATCGAAACCCTGTATCAGGCGTACCAGCAGAACCCGGAGTCGGTGGATTTCGGCTGGCGCAAGTTTTTTGAAGGGTTTGACTTCTCGCAGCAGTTTCCCGAAGGTGCCCCCCTGGTGCCCGGCGCGGCCGTCAATGGCAGCGCGCTGACCACGACGGCTTCGCCTGCCCCCGGCCCGCGCCCGCAGCCCGACGACTACGGGGTGCTCAATACGTTGGCCTCGACCAACAACGCGCCCGGCCTGGCCAGCGGTGCACCTGCCTCCGATAAGGAAACGGCCGTGCGCAACCTCATCCATGCTTTCCGCAGCCGGGGCCACCTGCGCGCCAAAACCAACCCGGTGCGCGAGCGCAAGGACCGCAAGCCCCGCCTCGACCTCGCCGATTTCGGCTTGAGCGAGGCTGACCTCGACACGGCCTTTCGCAACGGCGAAGTGCTTGGCCTGGGCGGGCAAGCCAAGCTGCGCGACATCGTGGCCGCGCTGGAGAAGATTTATACCGGCCCCATCGGCTTCGAGTACATGTCTATCCGCGACCCGCAGGTGCTGGACTGGTTTCGCGAGAAAGTGGAGCGCGACTCGCTGGCCTTCAACCCCGGCGCGGAATACAAAAAGCGCATTCTGAAGAAGCTGAACGAGGCCGTGGTGTTCGAAAACTTCCTGCATACCAAGTTTTTGGGGCAGAAGCGCTTCTCGCTCGAAGGCGGCGAAACCACCATTCCCGCGCTGGATGCCATCATCGGCAAGGGCGCGGAGCTGGGCGTGAAGGAAGTGATGATTGGCATGGCCCATCGCGGCCGCTTGAACGTGCTGGCCAACATCATGGGCAAGACGTACGAGCAGATTTTCTCGGAGTTTGAAGGCACCGCCGTGCCCGACCTGACCATGGGCGACGGCGACGTGAAGTACCACATGGGCTACAGCTCGGAAGTGGAAACCAGCACCGGCCTGAAAGTCAACCTGAAGCTGGCCCCCAACCCTTCGCACCTGGAGGCGGTGAATCCGGTGGTGGAAGGTTTCGTGCGGGCTAAAATTGAGCACCAGTACGGCGGCGACTACCACCAGATTCTGCCCATCCTCATCCACGGCGACGCGGCTTTGGCTGGCCAGGGCATCGGCTACGAGCTGACGCAGATGTCGCAGCTGGAAGGCTATAAAACGGGCGGTACCATCCACTTCGTGATTAACAACCAGGTTGGTTTTACCACCGATTTTGAGGATGCCCGCTCGTCGATTTACTCAACGGATTTGGCTAAAATCATCGATGCACCCGTGCTGCACGTGAACGGTGATGACCCCGAGGCGGTGGTGTTTGCCGTGCAGCTGGCGACGGAGTACCGCCAGCAGTTCCACGCCGATATCTTTATTGATATGGTGTGCTACCGCCGTCACGGCCACAACGAGTCGGACGAGCCCAAGTTCACCCAGCCCACGCTCTACAACCTCATCTCGAAGCACCAGAACCCACGCGAGGTCTACAATACCATGCTGGTGCAGCGCGGTGATGTGGATGCCGAGCTGGCTGCCCAGATGGACAAGGAATTCCGCGAAACCCTGCAGGCCCGCCTCGATTTGGTGAAGCAGGCCCCACTGCCCTACAAGTACCAGGCCCTGGAAAATGAGTGGCGCAGCCTGCGCCGCAGCACGCCCGAGGATTTTGAGCAGTCGCCCGAAACCGGCATTTCGGCCGAAAGCGTGGAGAAAGTGGCCAAGGCCCTGACTACGATTCCCGACGGCTTCAAGCCCATCAAGCAGATTGATAACCTGCTGAAGGAGCGCCGCAAAATGTTCTACGAAACCCGCGTGCTGAACTGGGCCGCCGGCGAACTGCTGGCTTACGGCTCGCTGCTGACGGAAAAGCACATTGTGCGCGTGAGTGGCCAGGACGTGCAGCGTGGCACGTTCTCGCACCGCCACGCGGTGCTGCACGATGCCGAAACCTCGGCTCCATACAACTCGCTGAACAACATTGAAGGCGAGAACCAGAAGCTGAGCATTTATAATTCGCTGCTGAGCGAATATGCGGTGCTGGGCTTCGAATTCGGCTACGGCATGGCCAACCCCACGGCCCTGGTGGTGTGGGAAGCGCAGTTCGGCGACTTCGCCAACGGTGCCCAAACCATGATTGACCAGTTTGTGGTGAGCTCTGAGAGCAAGTGGCAGCGCATGAACGGCCTGGTGATGCTGCTGCCCCACGGCTACGAAGGCCAGGGCCCCGAGCACTCTAACGCCCGCCCCGAGCGGTTTCTGCAGCTGGCGGCCGAGAACAACATCGTGGTAGCCAACATCACCACGCCGGCCAACTTCTTCCACGCCCTGCGCCGCCAGCTGACGTGGAGCTTCCGCAAGCCGCTGGTGGTGATGTCGCCCAAGTCGATGCTGCGTCACCCGTTGTGCGTATCGCCGCTGGAGGAGTTCACCGGCGGGCATTTCCGTGAGGTGCTGGGCGATGATTTTGCCGAAGCCAAAAAGGTGAAGCGCGTGCTGCTGTGCTCGGGTAAGGTGTACTACGACTTGCTCGACGAGCAGCGCACTTCTGACCGCAAGGACGTGGCCATTGTGCGCCTCGAGCAGCTGCATCCCTTCCCCAAAAAGCAGCTTGATGCCGAGCTGGCCAAGTACGGCAAAGCCAAAATCTACTGGGTGCAGGAAGAGCCCGAGAACATGGGCTACTGGAACTTCATGCTCCGCTACATGCGCCGCGAGCTGGAAGACGTGATTTCGCGCAAGCCCTCGGCCTCGCCGGCCACCGGCTACAACAAAATCCACGTAAAGGAGCAAAAGGAGCTCGTGGCCCGCGCCTTCGACAAGCCCAAGGAGGCCGTGGCCGATGGCAACATCAAAGCCACTGCCGAAGCCGCCAAGAAGCTGGATTAA
- a CDS encoding RlpA-like double-psi beta-barrel domain-containing protein: protein MLKHAVKAKKLVTHALTYTVTATAYQAVPGQTDSEPFITADNSRIKPHYGSKKRWMALSRDLLKPWGGPFKFGDKVRVRGLSPKLDGVYTIHDTMNRRHHHCMDVLTHPSEKYDIFQKGVKIQPLAVL from the coding sequence ATGCTTAAACACGCCGTTAAGGCGAAAAAGCTGGTCACCCACGCCCTTACTTATACGGTAACGGCTACCGCCTACCAAGCCGTGCCCGGCCAAACGGACAGTGAGCCGTTCATCACGGCTGACAATTCCCGCATCAAACCACACTATGGGAGCAAAAAGCGCTGGATGGCCCTGTCGCGCGACTTGCTGAAACCGTGGGGCGGCCCTTTCAAATTTGGCGATAAGGTGCGCGTACGCGGCCTCTCGCCCAAACTCGACGGCGTGTACACCATTCATGACACCATGAACCGCCGCCACCACCACTGCATGGACGTGCTGACCCACCCCAGCGAGAAATACGATATTTTTCAGAAGGGCGTGAAGATTCAGCCCCTTGCAGTACTGTAA
- a CDS encoding L-dopachrome tautomerase-related protein gives MSFSKLLLLNAAAGLLLAGCSAPSGKADTAAIGSAPDATGTSADTAATNSPLQVVAEFTDPQMVGVAVAPGGEIFACFPRWDYNPVYPIAKVGPNNTLSPYPNASWCMWNDSVKSEPLKHWICPQTVFADKSGMVWILDPAAPGLKFTVPGGPKLVKTDPKTGQVLLTIPFPADVAPRKSYLNDVRIDLQNNYAYLTESGTGALVVTDLKTLKSRRLLASHPSTKAVKGLVIKAEGHPMLDPQGKPAQFNVDGIALSTDNTYLYYCPLTGHTLYRIKTAVLRDAALSEAQLAQAVETVGEIPASDGLEIDAANNVYLTSFEQSALLRRTPAGKIETVARDSRLQWPDTYSFAADGNLYVANSAIHKTATWNKGVGQPRQPFRIFKMAMPK, from the coding sequence ATGTCTTTTTCCAAGCTGCTCTTGCTCAACGCGGCCGCCGGCCTGCTGCTGGCCGGCTGCTCAGCCCCTTCCGGCAAAGCCGACACGGCCGCTATCGGCTCGGCCCCCGATGCCACCGGCACCAGTGCCGATACGGCCGCCACCAATTCGCCCCTGCAAGTGGTGGCCGAGTTTACCGACCCGCAGATGGTGGGCGTGGCCGTGGCCCCTGGCGGCGAAATATTCGCCTGCTTTCCGCGTTGGGACTACAACCCCGTGTACCCCATTGCCAAAGTGGGCCCCAACAACACCCTCTCGCCGTATCCCAACGCCAGCTGGTGCATGTGGAACGACTCCGTGAAATCGGAACCGCTCAAGCACTGGATTTGCCCCCAAACCGTGTTTGCTGATAAATCGGGCATGGTCTGGATTCTAGACCCCGCCGCGCCCGGCCTGAAGTTTACCGTGCCCGGCGGCCCCAAACTGGTGAAAACCGACCCCAAAACCGGCCAGGTTCTGCTCACCATTCCTTTCCCGGCCGATGTGGCCCCGCGCAAGTCCTATCTCAACGACGTGCGCATCGACCTGCAGAACAACTACGCCTACCTCACTGAATCGGGCACCGGCGCACTGGTTGTCACCGATTTGAAAACCCTGAAATCGCGCCGTCTGCTGGCCAGCCATCCTTCCACCAAAGCCGTGAAAGGCCTGGTCATCAAAGCTGAAGGCCACCCGATGCTCGACCCCCAGGGCAAGCCCGCCCAGTTCAATGTCGACGGCATTGCCCTGAGCACCGACAATACCTACCTCTACTACTGCCCGCTCACCGGTCACACCCTCTACCGCATTAAAACCGCCGTCCTGCGCGATGCCGCCCTAAGCGAAGCCCAACTGGCCCAGGCAGTTGAAACCGTGGGCGAAATCCCCGCCTCCGATGGCCTCGAAATCGACGCCGCCAACAACGTTTACCTCACTTCCTTTGAGCAAAGTGCCCTGTTGCGCCGCACGCCCGCCGGCAAAATCGAAACCGTAGCCAGGGATTCGCGCCTGCAATGGCCCGATACCTACAGCTTCGCCGCCGACGGCAACCTGTACGTGGCCAACTCCGCCATCCACAAAACGGCCACCTGGAACAAGGGCGTGGGCCAGCCCCGCCAGCCCTTCCGCATTTTCAAAATGGCAATGCCGAAATAG
- a CDS encoding SHOCT domain-containing protein: MDNPNSPLDTLRQLKEMLDSGAITPAEFEALKQRLVFATPATPVPLAAPEFIAPEPVVPPPPPVFEPSPVAVAPNAPLAEELPTPAHFPAGPEPLPEPEPAWRTRDEFPPMAEEPARNSLALILSIGGVLAFLAVVLYLNMNRPPSEHISSTSQTAADSLALAVPIETGPQAEPLPTTVAVPETVRVAPAHPAPVVMLRPTRPRSDSAAVAPRTTALDSAAHQ; encoded by the coding sequence ATGGACAACCCCAATTCACCCCTCGACACCCTCCGCCAGCTCAAGGAAATGCTGGATTCCGGGGCCATTACGCCCGCCGAGTTCGAAGCTTTGAAGCAGCGGCTGGTGTTCGCCACGCCTGCTACGCCGGTCCCCCTGGCCGCTCCCGAATTTATCGCTCCCGAGCCGGTGGTGCCGCCTCCGCCCCCCGTGTTCGAGCCCTCGCCCGTAGCGGTTGCGCCCAATGCGCCGCTGGCCGAAGAGCTGCCCACCCCCGCGCACTTCCCCGCCGGCCCCGAACCCCTGCCCGAGCCCGAGCCCGCCTGGCGAACCCGCGACGAGTTTCCGCCCATGGCCGAAGAGCCGGCCCGCAACTCGCTGGCCCTGATTCTCTCCATTGGGGGCGTACTGGCATTTCTGGCGGTGGTGCTGTACCTGAACATGAACCGGCCACCATCGGAGCACATTTCCAGCACCAGCCAAACCGCTGCCGATTCGCTGGCCCTGGCCGTGCCCATCGAAACCGGCCCGCAGGCCGAGCCGTTGCCTACCACCGTGGCCGTTCCCGAAACCGTGCGTGTGGCACCCGCCCATCCTGCACCGGTTGTCATGCTCCGCCCCACGCGCCCGCGCTCGGATTCTGCAGCTGTTGCCCCGCGAACTACCGCTCTGGATTCGGCTGCGCACCAATAA
- a CDS encoding S9 family peptidase: protein MNKLFLGALALLPLAAAAQTPPPSAVLTPEKLWQLGRLGEMQVSPDGKTVAYTVTKYNLAENKGNADIWTVPVAGGTPKRLTDTPGSENTLNWRPDGKLTFLSGEGSTDQLYVMSANGSGKQKLSDFPDQGLSNLKYAPKANFILYTQDVKSSPTTLDMFPDLPKADAKIIDDLNYRHWNVWDDHLASHVFFQPLNGDGKPEGYGKDLMPGEKFDSPLMPDGGSEQLAFSPDGYRIAYTSRKLTGKAEAESTNADIYLYDIHNQQTVNLSEGLGGYDTEPSFSPDGKQVAWLSMATPGFESDRNGIVVYDFASKKRVDITKGSELSAGNVRWSADGKTLYFLAVVTGAEQLFAVPGKGGKIRQLTTGAQNYNAFELVGRDQAVANRTTLSAFADIVRLDLKTGKETPLTTINQQELAGIKFGKVEDRRVTTTDGKQMQVYVIYPPDFDPAKKYPTLLYCQGGPQAPITQSQSYRWNFQLMAANGYIVVAPNRRGLPGFGREWNDAISGDWGGQAIRDYFSAIDAISKEPFVDKDRRGCVGASYGGFAVYYMAGHHEGRFKTFISHDGLYNLTSWYPSTEEMFFAKHDMGGAPWDATPSKSYQEFNPQMFVKNWDTPILVIQGGKDFRVPEGQAMEAFGTAQLRGIPSRFLYLPNEGHWVTKPQNSVLWQRVFFEWLGRTLKPGGQAGK, encoded by the coding sequence ATGAACAAGCTCTTTCTTGGCGCGCTGGCCTTGCTCCCACTCGCGGCGGCCGCCCAAACCCCTCCCCCATCCGCCGTGCTCACGCCCGAAAAGCTCTGGCAGTTGGGCCGACTGGGCGAAATGCAGGTATCGCCCGATGGCAAAACGGTGGCTTACACCGTGACCAAATACAACCTGGCCGAGAACAAGGGCAACGCCGACATCTGGACCGTGCCCGTGGCCGGTGGCACGCCGAAGAGACTCACCGACACGCCCGGCTCGGAAAACACCCTGAACTGGCGGCCCGATGGCAAGCTGACCTTCCTTTCGGGCGAAGGCAGCACCGACCAGCTCTACGTGATGAGTGCCAATGGCAGCGGCAAACAGAAGCTCAGCGACTTCCCCGACCAGGGCCTGAGCAACCTGAAATACGCGCCGAAGGCCAATTTCATCCTCTACACGCAGGACGTGAAATCGAGCCCGACCACGCTGGATATGTTTCCGGACCTGCCCAAGGCCGATGCCAAAATCATCGACGACCTGAACTACCGCCACTGGAACGTGTGGGACGACCACCTCGCCAGCCACGTTTTCTTCCAGCCCCTGAACGGTGACGGCAAGCCCGAAGGCTACGGCAAGGACCTGATGCCCGGCGAGAAATTCGACTCGCCGCTGATGCCCGACGGCGGCTCTGAGCAACTGGCCTTTTCGCCCGATGGCTACCGCATTGCCTACACCAGCCGCAAGCTGACTGGCAAGGCCGAGGCCGAGAGCACCAACGCCGACATTTACCTCTACGATATTCACAACCAGCAAACCGTGAACCTGAGCGAGGGCCTGGGTGGCTACGACACCGAGCCCAGCTTCTCGCCCGATGGCAAGCAGGTGGCCTGGCTGAGTATGGCCACGCCCGGCTTCGAGAGCGACCGCAACGGCATTGTGGTGTATGATTTCGCCAGCAAAAAGCGCGTTGACATCACCAAAGGCTCGGAGCTGAGCGCGGGCAACGTACGCTGGAGCGCCGACGGTAAAACCCTCTACTTCCTGGCCGTGGTGACGGGCGCGGAGCAGCTGTTTGCGGTGCCCGGCAAAGGCGGCAAAATCCGTCAGCTCACCACCGGCGCGCAGAATTACAACGCGTTTGAGCTGGTGGGCCGGGACCAGGCCGTGGCCAACCGCACCACCCTTTCGGCCTTCGCCGACATCGTGCGGCTGGATTTGAAAACGGGCAAGGAAACGCCACTTACCACCATTAACCAGCAGGAGCTGGCGGGCATCAAATTCGGCAAGGTGGAGGACCGCCGCGTGACCACCACCGACGGCAAGCAGATGCAGGTGTATGTGATTTACCCGCCCGATTTCGACCCGGCCAAAAAGTACCCCACCCTGCTCTACTGCCAGGGCGGGCCGCAGGCCCCCATCACCCAGAGCCAGAGCTACCGCTGGAATTTCCAGCTGATGGCGGCCAATGGCTACATCGTGGTGGCGCCCAACCGGCGCGGCCTGCCCGGCTTCGGGCGCGAGTGGAACGACGCTATTTCGGGCGACTGGGGCGGCCAAGCTATCCGCGACTATTTCTCGGCGATTGATGCCATCAGCAAGGAGCCGTTTGTGGACAAGGACCGCCGCGGCTGCGTGGGTGCCAGCTACGGTGGTTTCGCGGTGTATTACATGGCCGGCCACCACGAAGGCCGCTTCAAAACCTTTATTTCGCACGACGGCCTCTACAACCTCACCAGCTGGTACCCCAGCACCGAGGAAATGTTTTTCGCCAAGCACGACATGGGCGGCGCGCCCTGGGACGCCACGCCCAGCAAATCCTACCAGGAATTCAACCCCCAGATGTTCGTCAAAAACTGGGATACGCCCATTCTGGTCATCCAGGGCGGCAAGGATTTTCGGGTGCCCGAGGGGCAGGCGATGGAGGCCTTCGGCACGGCGCAGCTGCGCGGTATTCCGAGCCGGTTTCTGTACCTGCCCAACGAGGGGCACTGGGTGACGAAGCCGCAAAACTCGGTGCTCTGGCAGCGGGTGTTTTTTGAGTGGCTGGGCCGCACGCTGAAGCCCGGCGGGCAGGCGGGCAAGTAA